In the Diprion similis isolate iyDipSimi1 chromosome 2, iyDipSimi1.1, whole genome shotgun sequence genome, one interval contains:
- the LOC124416423 gene encoding NAD kinase-like isoform X4, giving the protein MNEKDLHLAQAMVDMEIDGKRHKKTAVSRMQDKQQTFRRTRSLNAPSPIQQFGPCGRIMKNSAMVMTIQDPASQRLTWYKPPLTVLVIKKVRDSSVLPPFVQLVTWLIEEKRMVVFVEASVLEDPALARDPRFQGVRDRLQTFRDGTDDLQDRIDFIVCLGGDGTLLYASLLFQQSVPPVMAFHLGSLGFLTPFEFDNFQEQVTNVLEGHAALTLRSRLRCIIIRKGEEGQPAKPPTNLLVLNEVVVDRGPSPYLSNIDLFIDGKHVTSVQGDGLIVSTPTGSTAYAVAAGASMIHPSVPAIMVTPICPHSLSFRPIVVPAGVELKISVSPDSRNTSWVSFDGRNRQELFHGDSLRVTTSIYPVPSICAADQITDWFDSLAECLHWNVRKRQKHLDELSDLTHSSSNDTLDSLDRDS; this is encoded by the exons GAGAACCAGAAGTCTCAATGCTCCAAGTCCCATTCAACAGTTTGGGCCATGCGGTCGAATAATGAAGAATTCTGCTATGGTCAT GACCATCCAGGATCCTGCCTCCCAGAGGCTCACGTGGTACAAGCCACCGTTAACGGTGCTCGTTATCAAGAAGGTCCGCGACTCGTCAGTTTTGCCGCCTTTCGTTCAGCTGGTCACATGGCTGATCGAG GAAAAACGGATGGTTGTTTTCGTCGAAGCATCCGTCCTGGAAGATCCAGCCTTAGCGCGGGACCCCAGATTCCAAGGTGTTCGGGACAGACTTCAAACTTTCCGAGACGGCACAGACGATCTTCAG GACCGTATCGACTTCATCGTCTGCCTTGGTGGTGATGGAACCCTTCTCTACGCCAGTCTCCTATTTCAACAATCCGTGCCGCCGGTGATGGCCTTTCACTTGGGTTCCTTGGGTTTTCTTACACCCTTCGAGTTCGACAACTTTCAGGAGCAAGTCACCAACGTCTTAGAAG GTCATGCGGCGCTAACTCTGAGGAGCCGTCTTCGTTGCATAATTATACGCAAGGGCGAAGAGGGACAGCCGGCAAAACCACCGACGAACCTTCTGGTACTGAACGAGGTGGTAGTCGACCGAGGTCCCTCGCCTTACCTTTCGAATATCGACTTGTTCATCGATGGTAAACACGTTACCAGCGTCCAAGGAGATGGTCTGATCGTTAGCACACCTACGGGGTCAACGGCGTACGCTGTTGCTGCCGGGGCCAGCATGATTCACCCCTCGGTACCGGCCATCATGGTCACCCCCATTTGCCCGCACTCTCTGTCCTTCAGGCCAATTGTTGTTCCGGCTGGAGTCGAACTCAAG ATATCCGTGTCACCGGACAGCAGAAATACGTCTTGGGTATCGTTCGATGGAAGAAATCGTCAGGAGCTTTTCCATGGAGACAG CTTGAGAGTAACAACTTCAATTTACCCGGTGCCCAGCATCTGTGCAGCTGACCAAATCACCGACTGGTTTGATTCTCTGGCCGAATGCTTACATTGGAACGTAAGGAAGCGGCAGAAACACTTGGATGAACTCAGCGATCTGACGCATTCCTCCAGCAACGACACTTTGGATTCGCTTGATCGCGACAGCTAG